One window from the genome of Haladaptatus paucihalophilus DX253 encodes:
- the larB gene encoding nickel pincer cofactor biosynthesis protein LarB: protein MRELLESVANGETSVAEAEAMLSGYATNGAGRFDAARERRRGVPEAILADGKTPSEVAELATTAVETAGRAIVTRVDDDHAGAVQRRLDADHPDADVRVRTRANVLVAHAPTFEPPEVNATVGIVSAGTSDAIPAGEAAVIASEMGATVEEIHDVGVASLVRVLDEVDALRAADALVVAAGREGALPTVIAGLVDTPVIGLPVSNGYGHASDGEAALSGMLQSCTVLSTVNIDAGFVAGGQAGLIARAVGAARERDGERE, encoded by the coding sequence ATGCGCGAACTACTCGAATCGGTGGCGAACGGGGAAACCAGCGTCGCCGAAGCGGAGGCGATGTTATCTGGATACGCGACGAACGGGGCCGGACGGTTCGATGCGGCCCGCGAGCGGCGTCGCGGCGTCCCGGAGGCGATACTCGCCGACGGAAAGACGCCGAGCGAAGTCGCGGAACTCGCAACCACGGCCGTCGAAACCGCGGGCAGAGCGATAGTCACGCGGGTGGACGACGACCACGCGGGGGCGGTCCAGCGGAGGCTCGACGCCGACCACCCGGACGCGGACGTTCGGGTTCGAACGCGAGCGAACGTCCTCGTCGCCCACGCGCCGACCTTCGAACCGCCCGAGGTGAACGCGACGGTCGGCATCGTCAGCGCGGGCACGAGCGACGCGATTCCCGCCGGGGAAGCCGCGGTCATCGCGTCGGAGATGGGCGCGACCGTCGAGGAGATTCACGACGTGGGCGTCGCCTCCCTGGTCCGCGTGCTGGACGAGGTGGACGCCCTCCGCGCGGCGGACGCCCTCGTCGTCGCCGCGGGGCGCGAGGGCGCGCTCCCCACGGTCATCGCCGGACTCGTGGACACCCCCGTTATCGGCCTACCGGTGTCGAACGGCTACGGCCACGCGAGCGACGGCGAGGCGGCGCTCTCGGGGATGTTGCAGTCGTGTACGGTGCTCTCCACCGTGAACATCGACGCGGGCTTCGTGGCGGGCGGACAGGCCGGTCTCATCGCGCGTGCCGTCGGCGCGGCGCGGGAACGCGACGGCGAAAGGGAATGA
- a CDS encoding heterodisulfide reductase-related iron-sulfur binding cluster codes for MAIFALAEAAGTTRPTFWRIGLTGEAIFYYLAAVTVLFFVYGVYNRFARYTDGEEDWFDRLDDLPGRMTRAAKTVITNEKQFNRDLYGGLMHSFILWGFLTLLIGTTILAIDMDGYRKFTHYFLGGEKSFFVGSFYLAYSLVMDAMGLLFVVGISMALYRRYWVRNERLWGKHTGREDDLFIWTLFLLGVGGYLTEGVRILGTSAVRNVDFETVSFVGWFVKDLLSAAGVTPEMAMTWYPVTWWAHALIALVFVAAIPYAKPFHMLSSYANVVTRDEKAGKRLPGVPSDASPDEIGASSIDDFSWKQLLDQDACTKCGRCSSVCPAKASGRPLDPRDVILDLKQYRENLDMGGDEKPIIADGGSSVIDSSTMESCMACMACMDACPVEIEHLSSFTEMNRRLTESGQMDVNVQDAMMNVFQNGNAFGDPERRRPEWTEELDFEIPDARDEDVEFLWYVGDYPSYDERNRRVARSLATIFHETGVSYGILYEDEQNDGNDVRRVGEEGLYEMLVEDNVAAFEECDYDKIVCTDPHSYNTFKNEYPEMDEDFDSPVYHYTQVVEELFQSGRMGLSGTELDYTVTYHDPCHLGRYNDEYEAPREIVKGTGCTLDEMPRNRANSFCCGGGGGGLWMDFEEDSKPSEERIREALEDTDAGSGVEKFVVACPMCMTMYEDGRKTGGYEDDIEIVDVAELVVEALGAEEKIKVSN; via the coding sequence ATGGCAATCTTCGCGCTCGCGGAGGCGGCGGGTACGACGCGCCCGACGTTCTGGAGAATCGGTCTGACGGGCGAGGCGATATTCTATTACCTCGCCGCCGTGACCGTCCTCTTTTTCGTCTACGGCGTCTACAACCGCTTCGCGCGGTACACCGACGGCGAGGAGGACTGGTTCGACCGGTTGGACGACCTACCGGGACGGATGACTCGTGCGGCGAAAACCGTCATCACGAACGAGAAGCAGTTCAACCGCGACCTGTACGGCGGGTTGATGCATTCGTTCATCCTGTGGGGCTTTTTGACCTTGCTCATCGGGACGACCATCCTCGCAATCGACATGGACGGCTATCGAAAGTTCACCCACTACTTCCTCGGCGGCGAGAAATCCTTCTTCGTCGGGAGTTTCTACCTCGCGTACTCGCTCGTGATGGACGCGATGGGACTGCTGTTCGTCGTCGGCATCTCGATGGCGCTCTACCGGCGCTACTGGGTCCGTAACGAACGGCTCTGGGGCAAACACACCGGCCGCGAGGACGACCTGTTCATCTGGACGCTGTTCCTGCTCGGCGTCGGCGGCTACCTCACCGAAGGCGTTCGGATCCTCGGCACCAGCGCGGTCCGAAACGTCGATTTCGAGACGGTCAGCTTCGTCGGCTGGTTCGTCAAGGACCTGCTCTCGGCGGCGGGCGTCACCCCCGAGATGGCGATGACGTGGTACCCCGTCACGTGGTGGGCGCACGCGCTCATCGCGCTCGTCTTCGTCGCGGCGATTCCGTACGCCAAACCGTTCCACATGCTGTCGTCGTACGCCAACGTCGTCACCCGCGACGAGAAGGCGGGCAAGCGACTGCCCGGCGTCCCCTCGGACGCCAGCCCCGACGAAATCGGCGCGAGCTCCATCGACGACTTCTCGTGGAAACAGCTGCTCGACCAGGACGCTTGTACGAAGTGCGGCCGCTGTTCGTCGGTCTGTCCCGCAAAGGCGTCCGGCCGCCCGCTCGACCCGCGCGACGTGATTCTCGACCTGAAACAGTACCGCGAGAACCTCGACATGGGCGGCGACGAAAAGCCCATCATCGCCGACGGCGGTTCCAGCGTCATCGACAGCAGCACGATGGAGTCCTGCATGGCCTGTATGGCCTGCATGGACGCCTGCCCGGTCGAAATCGAACACCTCTCCTCGTTCACGGAGATGAACCGTCGGCTTACCGAATCCGGCCAGATGGACGTCAACGTGCAGGACGCGATGATGAACGTCTTCCAGAACGGCAACGCGTTCGGCGACCCCGAGCGCCGCCGTCCCGAGTGGACCGAGGAACTCGACTTCGAAATTCCCGACGCCCGCGACGAGGACGTGGAGTTCCTCTGGTACGTCGGCGACTACCCGTCCTACGACGAGCGCAACCGCCGCGTCGCCCGCTCCTTGGCGACCATCTTCCACGAGACGGGCGTCTCGTACGGCATCCTCTACGAGGACGAACAGAACGACGGCAACGACGTGCGTCGCGTCGGCGAGGAAGGGCTGTACGAGATGCTGGTCGAGGACAACGTGGCCGCCTTCGAGGAGTGCGACTACGACAAAATCGTCTGCACCGACCCGCACAGCTACAACACGTTCAAAAACGAGTACCCGGAGATGGACGAGGACTTCGACTCTCCGGTGTACCACTACACGCAGGTCGTCGAGGAACTGTTCCAGTCCGGTCGTATGGGCCTCTCGGGTACCGAACTCGACTACACGGTCACCTACCACGACCCGTGCCACCTCGGGCGCTACAACGACGAGTACGAAGCACCCCGCGAAATCGTGAAAGGAACCGGCTGTACGCTGGACGAGATGCCGCGCAACCGCGCCAACTCCTTCTGCTGTGGCGGCGGCGGCGGCGGCCTCTGGATGGACTTCGAGGAGGACTCGAAACCCAGCGAGGAGCGCATCCGCGAGGCGCTCGAAGACACCGACGCCGGGTCCGGCGTCGAGAAGTTCGTCGTCGCCTGCCCGATGTGCATGACGATGTACGAGGACGGCCGGAAAACCGGCGGCTACGAGGACGACATCGAAATCGTGGACGTGGCCGAACTCGTCGTCGAAGCCCTCGGCGCTGAAGAGAAGATCAAAGTCTCGAACTGA
- a CDS encoding energy-coupling factor transporter transmembrane component T family protein, with protein sequence MTLAYRSTGAFAERLDPRVKLLFQAVFAAVALAHTTPVGLATLTLVVAAVFFGAATSPVWVLREFRYLFPFLVGGPAFAALTLGPPWVVPGDAVAPALASYRVLLVLCVSAAYVRTTPVRESRAAIQWLVPGRVGQFLGMGVAFVFRFFPVLQADLRSIRDAMAARLGDERSLTDRMELVGAAGLSRAFSRADTFSLALRARCFAWNPTLPRLAVSSADVPAMFLTAALLVWGVI encoded by the coding sequence ATGACGCTCGCCTACCGTTCGACGGGGGCGTTCGCGGAACGACTCGACCCCCGCGTGAAACTCCTGTTTCAAGCGGTCTTCGCGGCCGTCGCGCTCGCGCACACGACCCCCGTCGGACTCGCAACTCTGACGCTGGTGGTCGCAGCGGTGTTCTTCGGGGCGGCCACGTCTCCCGTGTGGGTGCTCCGCGAGTTCCGCTACCTGTTCCCGTTCCTCGTCGGTGGCCCCGCGTTCGCCGCGCTCACGCTCGGCCCGCCGTGGGTGGTGCCAGGGGATGCCGTCGCGCCCGCGCTTGCGAGCTATCGCGTGCTCCTCGTCCTCTGTGTCAGCGCGGCCTACGTTCGGACGACGCCTGTCCGCGAGTCGCGCGCGGCGATTCAGTGGCTCGTTCCCGGTCGCGTCGGCCAGTTTCTCGGGATGGGCGTCGCCTTCGTCTTTCGCTTTTTTCCGGTTCTACAGGCGGATTTGCGGTCGATTCGGGACGCGATGGCCGCCCGACTCGGCGACGAGCGTTCGCTGACCGACCGGATGGAACTCGTCGGCGCGGCGGGGCTGTCGCGGGCGTTCTCCCGCGCCGATACGTTCTCGCTTGCCCTCCGCGCTCGCTGTTTCGCGTGGAACCCGACGCTTCCCCGTCTTGCGGTTTCGTCCGCGGACGTGCCCGCCATGTTTCTGACCGCGGCGCTCCTCGTCTGGGGGGTCATTTAA
- a CDS encoding energy-coupling factor ABC transporter ATP-binding protein — protein sequence MITTQNIVHRFGDAVALSGVSLTIPDGEFVVISGPNGSGKTTLVRHFNGLLSADEGTVLVDETPVEENLVAARTRVGMVFQHPRDTFVSATVGADVAFGPENLGLPREEIDRRVETSLSAVGMADRRDARIDTLSGGECQRVAIAGALAMEPAHLVLDEPFTGLDGPARESVVSHLETLSTSGTGIIVVTHDLRDVWSLADRAVALRDGKIAVDGSPEETASELARIGIRTP from the coding sequence ATGATAACGACGCAAAATATCGTCCACCGCTTCGGCGACGCAGTGGCGCTCTCCGGCGTCTCGCTCACGATTCCCGACGGGGAGTTCGTCGTGATTTCCGGCCCGAACGGGAGCGGTAAGACGACGCTCGTCCGGCACTTCAACGGCCTCCTCTCGGCCGACGAGGGGACCGTTTTGGTGGACGAGACGCCGGTCGAGGAGAACCTCGTGGCCGCCCGAACTCGCGTCGGCATGGTGTTCCAACACCCGCGAGACACCTTCGTCTCCGCGACCGTCGGCGCTGACGTGGCGTTCGGTCCGGAGAACCTCGGCCTCCCGCGCGAGGAAATCGACCGTCGCGTCGAAACGTCCCTGTCCGCGGTCGGAATGGCCGACCGCAGGGACGCGCGCATCGACACGCTCTCGGGTGGCGAGTGCCAGCGCGTCGCCATCGCGGGCGCGCTGGCGATGGAACCCGCCCATCTCGTGCTGGACGAACCGTTCACCGGACTGGACGGCCCGGCCCGCGAATCCGTGGTGTCCCACCTCGAAACGCTCTCGACGTCGGGGACGGGCATCATCGTCGTCACTCACGACTTGCGGGACGTCTGGTCGCTCGCGGACCGCGCGGTCGCGCTTCGTGACGGGAAAATCGCGGTCGATGGGTCGCCCGAGGAGACGGCATCCGAACTCGCACGCATCGGCATCCGGACGCCATGA
- a CDS encoding biotin transporter BioY, whose protein sequence is MSTETGSVELVGEQTVGNIARTALFAAIVGAFAQVSFPNPLAPAIPVTLQVLGVFLAGIFLGPLWGSASLVLYLVAGAVGAPVFAGGSAGLVDIFGRLTSGYLLSYPFAAFAIGAIVHDGLTLRDPKRAGLVRLVGGMVVGTVIIYAFGTVGFSYFGNYGLTEAFMLSAVAFIPFEAFKIAAAVGIVRSDRVTAE, encoded by the coding sequence ATGTCCACCGAAACCGGCTCCGTCGAACTGGTTGGCGAGCAAACCGTCGGAAACATCGCACGAACCGCGCTGTTCGCCGCCATCGTCGGCGCGTTCGCGCAAGTCTCGTTTCCGAATCCGCTCGCTCCCGCCATCCCCGTCACGCTCCAAGTGCTCGGCGTCTTTCTCGCTGGAATCTTCCTCGGACCGCTCTGGGGGTCCGCGTCGCTCGTTCTCTACCTCGTCGCCGGTGCGGTCGGCGCGCCCGTCTTCGCCGGTGGATCCGCCGGACTGGTCGATATTTTCGGCCGATTGACGAGCGGCTACCTGCTCTCGTATCCCTTCGCCGCGTTCGCCATCGGCGCAATCGTCCACGACGGACTGACGCTCCGTGACCCGAAGCGCGCGGGTCTCGTTCGTCTCGTCGGCGGAATGGTCGTCGGTACCGTCATCATCTACGCCTTCGGGACCGTCGGATTCTCCTACTTCGGCAACTACGGACTCACCGAGGCGTTCATGCTCTCGGCGGTCGCTTTCATCCCATTCGAGGCGTTCAAAATCGCCGCCGCGGTCGGCATCGTTCGGAGCGACCGCGTTACGGCCGAATGA
- a CDS encoding hemolysin family protein, whose translation MTLSPTLIALSQTAPLNSLFSINPSGQLTLWGGIASVLLLLVLSAFFSSSEIAMFSLAKHRVEALVDEGVDGAKTVDSLKSDPHRLLVTILVGNNIVNIAMSSLTTALVGIYFDNPGATVLISTFGITSLVLLFGESAPKSYAVENTESWALKIAKPLKYSEYLLLPLVVTFDYLTRAVNRVTGGRSAIETSYVTRDEIQDMIQTGEREGVIEEDEREMLQRIFRFNNTIAKEVMTPRLDMTAVPQDASIDEAIETLVQSGHERVPVYEGSLDNVIGIVTVRDLVREKNYGETKTDGLKLSNLIQPTLHVPESKNVDELLTEMRENRMQMVIVIDEFGTTEGLVTMEDMVEEIVGEILDGEEEEPIERVDEDTVIVRGEVNIDEVNEAMKIELPEGEEFETIAGFIFNRAGRLVEEGEDIDYEGVRLHVEQVENTRIMKARITRLDEEVEPNTIEEGVESGAE comes from the coding sequence ATGACACTCTCCCCGACACTCATCGCACTTTCACAAACTGCGCCGCTGAATAGTCTGTTCAGCATCAACCCCTCCGGACAGTTGACCCTGTGGGGTGGGATCGCCTCCGTTCTCCTCCTTCTCGTACTCTCCGCGTTCTTCTCCTCCTCCGAAATCGCGATGTTCTCGCTCGCCAAACACCGCGTGGAAGCGCTCGTGGACGAGGGCGTCGACGGCGCGAAGACAGTCGATTCGCTCAAGAGCGACCCGCACCGCCTGCTCGTGACGATTCTCGTCGGTAACAACATCGTCAACATCGCGATGTCCTCGCTCACGACGGCGCTCGTTGGCATCTACTTCGACAACCCCGGCGCGACCGTCCTCATCTCGACGTTCGGCATCACCTCGCTCGTCTTGCTGTTCGGCGAGAGCGCGCCGAAATCCTACGCCGTCGAGAACACGGAATCGTGGGCACTCAAAATCGCAAAGCCGCTCAAATACTCCGAGTATCTTCTCCTGCCGCTGGTCGTCACCTTCGACTACCTGACGCGGGCGGTCAACCGCGTCACGGGTGGTCGCTCCGCCATCGAAACCTCGTACGTCACGCGCGACGAGATTCAGGACATGATCCAGACCGGCGAGCGCGAGGGCGTCATCGAGGAGGACGAACGCGAGATGCTCCAGCGCATCTTCCGGTTCAACAATACCATCGCCAAGGAGGTCATGACGCCGCGCCTCGACATGACCGCCGTTCCGCAGGACGCGAGCATCGACGAGGCCATCGAGACGCTCGTTCAGTCGGGTCACGAGCGCGTCCCCGTCTACGAGGGAAGTCTGGACAACGTCATCGGTATCGTCACGGTGCGCGACCTCGTGCGCGAGAAGAACTACGGCGAGACGAAGACCGACGGCCTGAAACTGAGCAACCTGATTCAGCCGACGCTTCACGTCCCCGAGAGCAAGAACGTGGACGAACTGCTGACCGAGATGCGCGAAAACCGGATGCAGATGGTCATCGTCATCGACGAGTTCGGAACGACGGAAGGGTTAGTGACGATGGAGGATATGGTCGAGGAAATCGTCGGTGAAATCCTCGACGGCGAGGAAGAGGAACCGATAGAGCGCGTCGACGAGGACACCGTTATCGTTCGCGGCGAAGTCAACATCGACGAAGTGAACGAAGCCATGAAAATCGAGCTCCCCGAGGGCGAAGAGTTCGAAACCATCGCCGGGTTCATCTTCAACCGTGCGGGCAGACTCGTGGAGGAGGGCGAGGACATCGACTACGAGGGCGTCCGCCTTCACGTCGAACAGGTCGAAAATACCCGCATCATGAAGGCTCGAATCACGCGGTTGGACGAGGAGGTCGAGCCGAACACGATAGAGGAAGGCGTCGAATCCGGCGCGGAATAG
- a CDS encoding glutaredoxin family protein yields MSTETTEPDLTLYRLQACPFCERVVRKLQDHDITYQSRFVEPMHSDRNVVKRISGKRTVPAIVDENTGVTMSESANIVQYIENTYGGDE; encoded by the coding sequence ATGAGCACCGAGACGACAGAACCGGACCTCACGCTGTACCGATTGCAGGCGTGTCCGTTCTGTGAGCGCGTCGTCCGCAAACTCCAAGACCACGACATCACCTACCAGTCGCGATTCGTCGAACCCATGCACTCGGACCGCAACGTCGTCAAGCGCATCAGCGGCAAGCGGACCGTCCCGGCCATCGTCGACGAAAACACGGGCGTCACGATGAGCGAGAGCGCGAACATCGTCCAGTACATCGAGAACACCTACGGAGGGGACGAATAA
- a CDS encoding redoxin domain-containing protein, producing the protein MVDFEVVELPPSDHPEVGETAPDFTRPLVDAELWEDVSLSDITDDGRTLLVFHGMDGAFPATYVWNELRDRAWDDEYDVQIVGVSISTPYEHKTFIEEREMEYRLFSDPANDVGKSYGIEHELDGMEGISEPRPAMFLLDEDRTVEYAWVAAEWPDFPDYDEVKQALADWSE; encoded by the coding sequence ATGGTCGATTTCGAGGTCGTGGAACTGCCACCGTCGGACCATCCCGAGGTGGGCGAAACGGCACCGGACTTCACGCGTCCGCTCGTGGATGCCGAACTCTGGGAGGACGTCTCTCTGTCCGACATCACGGACGACGGACGGACGCTGCTCGTCTTTCACGGTATGGACGGCGCGTTCCCGGCGACCTACGTGTGGAACGAACTGCGAGACCGCGCGTGGGACGACGAGTACGACGTGCAAATCGTCGGCGTCTCGATTTCGACGCCGTACGAGCACAAGACGTTCATCGAGGAGCGCGAGATGGAGTACCGACTGTTCAGCGACCCGGCGAACGACGTCGGAAAATCGTACGGCATCGAACACGAGTTGGACGGAATGGAAGGCATCAGCGAACCGCGACCGGCGATGTTCCTGCTGGACGAAGACCGGACGGTCGAGTACGCGTGGGTCGCCGCGGAGTGGCCCGACTTCCCGGACTACGACGAAGTGAAGCAGGCGCTAGCGGACTGGAGCGAGTAA
- a CDS encoding L-threonylcarbamoyladenylate synthase translates to MEDASDGNGVSEDELERAATAMRDGHLVVYPTETVYGLGADALDPTAIERVFDAKGRARDKPISLAVPDVETARNYVRPTERELAFMEAFLPGPVTVLCEKRDIVPDVLTGGRSRVGVRIPDQPVALSLLRHVAPITSTSANVSGRGSVTCIDDLDDEIRDAAECVIDGGETGGTGSTVVNVKQGEILRRGENADEIEAWLAAE, encoded by the coding sequence ATGGAAGACGCGAGCGATGGAAACGGCGTGAGCGAAGACGAACTCGAACGCGCGGCAACGGCGATGCGGGACGGTCACCTCGTCGTCTATCCGACCGAGACGGTGTACGGTCTCGGTGCCGACGCGCTCGACCCGACGGCGATAGAGCGGGTGTTCGACGCGAAGGGAAGAGCGCGCGATAAGCCGATATCGCTCGCGGTTCCCGACGTCGAAACCGCGCGGAACTACGTTCGTCCGACCGAGCGGGAACTGGCATTCATGGAGGCGTTTCTCCCTGGGCCGGTCACCGTGCTCTGTGAGAAACGCGACATCGTTCCCGACGTACTCACCGGAGGACGGTCGCGCGTCGGCGTTCGAATTCCCGACCAACCGGTCGCGCTGTCCCTTCTCCGGCACGTTGCGCCCATCACCAGCACGAGCGCCAACGTGAGCGGCCGAGGGAGCGTGACGTGCATCGACGACCTCGACGACGAGATACGGGACGCCGCCGAATGCGTCATCGACGGCGGCGAAACCGGCGGAACCGGAAGCACCGTGGTGAACGTAAAGCAGGGTGAAATCCTCCGGCGCGGGGAGAACGCGGACGAAATCGAAGCGTGGCTAGCCGCCGAGTAG
- a CDS encoding CRISPR-associated protein Cas4 has product MSKIPFTELETVAYCPRKGYYRRQDDIEIPDLVTERRRLAFEYDRLLDAPDSELADRPLEVPPARFRANLERATEFDAWDHLRSPETRDRLVEGKDCRGIVHKILDRDPPIPSMVFTGTPPETGVWESQSVRAVAAAKALSWEHEQPIEHAFVEYPACGVVRKLRLSTRRKATYRRALRTARALDGPPPRLTNRSKCDACEYRAECGVKTRTLRSLLGG; this is encoded by the coding sequence GTGTCGAAGATACCGTTCACCGAACTCGAAACCGTGGCGTACTGCCCACGGAAGGGCTACTACCGGCGACAGGACGACATCGAAATCCCGGACCTCGTTACCGAACGGCGACGACTCGCGTTCGAATACGACCGCCTCCTCGATGCCCCCGATTCGGAACTCGCCGACCGTCCATTGGAAGTCCCACCCGCCCGATTTCGCGCGAATCTCGAACGCGCCACCGAGTTCGATGCGTGGGACCACCTCCGCTCGCCCGAGACACGCGACAGACTGGTCGAAGGGAAGGACTGTCGCGGCATCGTCCACAAAATCCTCGACCGTGACCCGCCGATTCCGTCGATGGTGTTCACCGGAACCCCACCAGAGACCGGCGTCTGGGAATCCCAAAGCGTCCGCGCGGTCGCAGCCGCGAAGGCGCTCTCGTGGGAACACGAGCAACCTATCGAACACGCCTTTGTGGAGTATCCGGCGTGCGGCGTCGTTCGGAAGCTTCGCCTCTCGACGCGACGGAAGGCGACGTATCGACGCGCCCTCCGAACCGCTCGCGCGCTCGACGGGCCGCCGCCGCGGTTGACCAACCGGTCGAAATGCGACGCCTGCGAGTACCGCGCCGAGTGCGGCGTGAAAACCCGAACGCTTCGCTCGCTACTCGGCGGCTAG
- a CDS encoding Sjogren's syndrome/scleroderma autoantigen 1 family protein, whose translation MSDFDKEAEREKLRQQYENEKEERKSTQRMSELLLQGATMTGKHCDTCGDPIFRMNGTEFCPTCQGAGNEASKAETTEAETPETVESDASAETETAGEPSEISVESPGHGEEDAQTESTGMGQSREPNRAQSPTPPQSVPRQSRRVPPSQTGGENRSERARQPETRAAGTRTAAESGTDDLSAAREALVRKLTALAREAEGTNDVGYSRELLAATREAAEALAALDRANR comes from the coding sequence ATGAGCGATTTCGATAAGGAAGCGGAGCGGGAAAAGCTCCGCCAGCAGTACGAGAACGAAAAGGAGGAGCGAAAATCGACCCAGCGGATGAGCGAACTGCTGTTGCAGGGCGCGACGATGACGGGGAAACACTGCGACACCTGCGGCGACCCTATTTTCCGAATGAACGGGACGGAGTTCTGCCCGACCTGCCAAGGTGCCGGGAACGAAGCGTCGAAGGCAGAAACCACGGAGGCGGAAACGCCGGAGACGGTCGAGAGCGACGCGAGTGCTGAAACCGAAACCGCCGGAGAGCCCAGCGAGATTTCGGTCGAATCGCCCGGACACGGCGAGGAGGACGCACAGACGGAATCGACAGGGATGGGTCAGTCGCGGGAACCGAACCGCGCACAGTCGCCGACGCCACCGCAAAGCGTTCCGCGTCAGTCTCGGCGTGTACCCCCGAGCCAGACGGGAGGGGAAAATCGAAGCGAACGGGCACGACAACCCGAGACGCGAGCGGCGGGAACGCGGACGGCCGCGGAGTCGGGAACGGATGACCTTTCGGCGGCGCGGGAGGCGTTGGTGCGGAAACTGACGGCCCTTGCGCGGGAGGCGGAAGGGACGAACGACGTCGGCTATTCGCGGGAACTGCTGGCCGCGACGCGTGAGGCGGCGGAGGCGCTCGCCGCGCTCGACCGGGCGAATCGTTAA
- a CDS encoding universal stress protein, giving the protein MDVLVPIDGSDGSFRALVFAAEFVRKFDATLHVVHFSDEATSATDEILSRARDVLESADIESEPKLSTDMRLEFRPAERVGENVLELVTENGYEHVIMSHHGSGTVDRAILGSAAEKIVRSEAVPVTIVP; this is encoded by the coding sequence ATGGACGTACTGGTTCCTATCGACGGCTCCGACGGGAGTTTTCGCGCGCTCGTGTTCGCCGCGGAGTTCGTTCGGAAGTTCGACGCCACGCTCCACGTCGTGCACTTCTCCGACGAGGCGACATCCGCAACCGACGAGATACTCTCACGTGCTCGTGACGTCCTCGAGTCGGCGGACATCGAGTCGGAGCCGAAACTCTCGACCGATATGCGACTGGAGTTCCGACCGGCAGAGCGAGTCGGCGAGAACGTCCTCGAACTGGTGACGGAGAACGGTTACGAGCACGTCATCATGAGCCATCACGGGTCGGGAACCGTCGACCGGGCAATTCTCGGTAGCGCCGCCGAAAAGATAGTTCGCTCCGAGGCGGTGCCGGTGACTATCGTTCCGTAA